In Ruminococcaceae bacterium BL-6, a genomic segment contains:
- a CDS encoding conserved protein of unknown function (Evidence 4 : Unknown function but conserved in other organisms), which translates to MTEITVTGGKLEQKEIDAYLGHLKSENPDRELKSLQIKVDGDYVDLAYQLQPVPFERIRRITGYLVGTTDRWNNAKRAELRDRVHHGM; encoded by the coding sequence ATGACAGAAATTACCGTGACGGGTGGAAAACTGGAACAGAAGGAAATCGACGCGTATCTCGGGCATCTGAAAAGCGAGAACCCCGACCGCGAGCTGAAATCGCTCCAGATCAAGGTGGACGGCGATTACGTCGACCTCGCGTACCAGCTTCAGCCCGTGCCATTCGAGCGCATCCGCCGCATCACCGGCTATCTGGTGGGAACCACCGACCGCTGGAACAACGCGAAACGTGCGGAGCTGCGCGACAGAGTCCACCACGGAATGTAA
- a CDS encoding Oxidoreductase, aldo/keto reductase family protein, with amino-acid sequence MERKIKMDRVTLGKTGITVNKNGFGALPIQRIGKDQAVALLRKAFQNGIRFFDTARFYTDSEEKIGCALADVRDQVFLSSKTAAETPEEFFSQLHTSLRGLKTDHLDLYQFHNPAFCPKPGDGSGLYEAMQSAKAQGLIRHIGITNHRLPVAEEAVRSGLYETLQFPFSYLAAQKDEELVRLCRRENVGFIAMKALAGGLITNSAAAYAYLAQFDNVLPIWGVQREKELDEFLSYIGHPPVMDETLSAVIEKDRKELAGDFCRGCGYCLPCPAGIEIPTAARMSLMIRRAPVKNYVNAEWKEKMERIESCIHCNHCKEHCPYGLDTPKLLRENLEDYRHFI; translated from the coding sequence ATGGAAAGGAAGATCAAAATGGATCGGGTCACACTTGGGAAGACGGGAATCACCGTCAATAAAAACGGATTCGGCGCGCTTCCCATCCAGAGGATCGGGAAGGATCAGGCGGTTGCCCTGCTGAGAAAGGCGTTCCAAAACGGGATCCGCTTTTTCGACACCGCCCGTTTTTATACGGACAGCGAGGAGAAAATCGGCTGCGCGCTCGCGGATGTGCGGGACCAGGTGTTCCTTTCCTCCAAAACGGCGGCGGAGACGCCGGAAGAATTTTTCAGCCAGCTTCACACTTCGCTCCGCGGGCTGAAAACCGATCATCTCGACCTGTATCAATTCCACAATCCGGCGTTCTGTCCCAAGCCGGGCGACGGCAGCGGCTTGTATGAGGCGATGCAGAGCGCGAAGGCACAGGGCCTGATCCGCCATATCGGCATCACGAACCACCGGCTTCCGGTCGCCGAGGAGGCGGTGCGCTCGGGTCTGTATGAAACGTTGCAGTTCCCGTTCAGCTATCTCGCCGCGCAGAAGGATGAGGAGCTTGTCCGGCTCTGCCGCAGGGAAAACGTCGGATTCATCGCGATGAAGGCGCTTGCCGGCGGGCTGATCACCAATTCGGCGGCAGCCTACGCCTATCTGGCGCAGTTCGACAATGTGCTGCCCATCTGGGGGGTTCAGCGGGAAAAGGAGCTGGACGAGTTCCTCTCCTATATCGGCCATCCGCCGGTGATGGACGAAACGCTTTCCGCGGTGATCGAGAAGGACCGCAAAGAGCTGGCGGGCGATTTCTGCCGGGGCTGCGGCTACTGCCTGCCGTGCCCGGCCGGGATCGAGATCCCGACGGCCGCCAGAATGTCCCTGATGATCCGCCGTGCGCCGGTGAAAAATTATGTTAACGCAGAGTGGAAGGAAAAAATGGAGCGCATCGAGTCGTGCATCCACTGCAACCACTGTAAAGAGCACTGCCCTTACGGGCTCGACACCCCGAAGCTTCTCCGGGAAAATCTGGAGGATTACCGCCATTTTATCTGA
- a CDS encoding putative membrane transporter protein (Evidence 3 : Putative function from multiple computational evidences) has protein sequence MDHQLLSILFVCACTFLGGLIDAIAGGGGLITLPAYLAIGLPPHLATGTNKCSSTLGTLVAGLRYLKKGKIHLKSAIAASVMSLIGSFLGARLNLFVDEKYLSYVLIAVVPVITVLILFKKDPQPGQFKLKSDLTIIVLAMLCGFGIGVYDGFFGPGTGTFLIFCFTGIIGFDAVTSSGNAKLINFCSNLAAFITFAVHGKIIYSIGLPAAAAGIAGNWLGAGLALRYSAKVIKPMLVVSVLLLLGKIIYDLIL, from the coding sequence ATGGATCACCAGCTTCTGAGCATTCTGTTCGTGTGCGCCTGCACTTTCCTGGGCGGCCTCATCGACGCCATCGCGGGGGGCGGCGGGCTGATCACCCTGCCCGCATACCTTGCGATCGGCCTGCCCCCGCACCTTGCCACCGGCACGAACAAATGCTCCTCCACCCTCGGTACCCTGGTGGCGGGCCTGCGGTACCTGAAGAAAGGGAAAATCCATCTGAAAAGCGCGATTGCGGCTTCGGTGATGTCCCTGATCGGCTCTTTCCTCGGCGCGCGCCTGAACCTTTTTGTCGACGAGAAATACCTGAGCTACGTTCTGATCGCCGTCGTTCCCGTCATCACGGTCCTGATCCTGTTCAAAAAAGATCCGCAGCCGGGACAGTTCAAGCTGAAATCCGACCTCACGATTATCGTGCTCGCCATGCTGTGCGGATTCGGGATCGGCGTTTACGACGGATTTTTCGGGCCGGGCACCGGCACCTTCCTGATCTTCTGCTTTACCGGAATCATCGGCTTCGACGCCGTCACCTCTTCCGGAAACGCGAAGCTGATCAATTTCTGCTCGAATCTGGCGGCCTTCATCACGTTCGCCGTCCACGGAAAAATCATCTATTCCATCGGCCTGCCGGCCGCCGCCGCCGGAATCGCCGGAAACTGGCTCGGCGCCGGGCTCGCGCTGCGCTACAGCGCAAAGGTGATCAAGCCGATGCTGGTCGTTTCCGTCCTGCTTCTGCTGGGCAAAATCATCTACGACCTTATCCTGTAG
- a CDS encoding ErfK/YbiS/YcfS/YnhG family protein, whose translation MHIIRTGRTPRQKRRFRKGLSAFLIVAGAALFCVLFSFYTGSGTTLPTGTDSRASAQPESSLSSAVSSQAVSSEESSAPQVGLSEASSPLWIQVTLADQNVTVFDSENRVVESFVCSSGEEGSETPKGTYRIQERGESFFSKTYQEGAYYWTQFQGDFLFHSIPFDKNKEIKTQEAGKLGTKASHGCIRLSIENAKWIYDHIPRGTKVVIE comes from the coding sequence ATGCATATCATAAGAACGGGAAGGACACCGCGGCAAAAGCGGCGTTTTCGCAAGGGGCTGAGCGCTTTTCTGATTGTTGCGGGAGCGGCTCTTTTCTGCGTGCTCTTTTCTTTTTACACCGGTTCCGGGACAACCCTCCCCACCGGTACGGACTCCCGCGCTTCGGCACAGCCGGAATCCTCGCTTTCTTCCGCCGTTTCGTCCCAGGCCGTATCCTCCGAGGAAAGCAGCGCGCCGCAGGTCGGCCTTTCCGAGGCGAGCAGTCCGCTTTGGATTCAGGTGACGCTGGCGGATCAGAACGTCACGGTTTTTGATTCGGAAAACCGCGTTGTGGAAAGCTTTGTTTGCTCTTCGGGCGAAGAGGGCAGCGAAACCCCGAAAGGGACTTATCGGATTCAGGAAAGAGGGGAGTCCTTTTTCAGCAAGACCTATCAGGAGGGCGCGTATTACTGGACGCAGTTCCAGGGTGATTTTCTGTTCCACAGCATCCCCTTCGACAAAAACAAGGAGATCAAGACACAGGAGGCGGGCAAGCTCGGAACAAAAGCATCCCACGGCTGTATCCGCCTTTCGATCGAAAACGCAAAATGGATTTACGACCATATCCCGCGGGGGACAAAGGTTGTAATCGAATAA
- the mgtA gene encoding Magnesium-transporting ATPase, P-type 1 — MNFMGRKPLGREIQKNRHDTETKLRTFAFLTTEELFSRLSATQEGLTSEEAENRRDEFGKNVITTKNENTTLRRLSGAVVTPFNIILLVIAVVTYFTDVVTSSKPDYLTVVIILFLILLSSAVAFVQSQRSNTAAEKLSRMISNKADVRRDGKLSGIPMDEVVPGDIVRISAGDMLPADVRFLSTKDTFVAQAALTGESNPVEKFSDIRNGRDDGLTDLKNIGFMGSNIISGSATAVVLGTGNDTYFGSMAKSLSGSRAKTSFERGVDSVSRLLVHMMLVMVPIILLINGFLKGEWLSALLFAVSIAVGLMPEMLPVIMTSTLAKGAVSMSKQKVIIRTLSAIQTFGEMDVLCTDKTGTLTENKIVLEKHMNLRGEDDIRVLRYAYLNSYFQTGLKNLLDLAVINRAVQSGLEDKLKDYQCVDEIPFDFSRRRMSVVLAGRNGKRKLVTKGAVEEIIAISSFVELDGHILPMDEENRRRTMATYEKYNADGLRMIAVARKNEVPTSGVFGVADERDMILMGFVGFLDPPKESAGAAIAALRENGVRTVVLTGDSEGVAAKVCGKVGVRTSPILTGSDMERMDDAALLDAIKTCDLFVKLSPTQKERVVKAFQKAGHTVGYMGDGINDALPLRQSDVGISVDSAVDIAKETADIILLKKDLMVLEKGVIEGRRTFGNITKYIKMAASGNFGNMISVIAASIFLPFLPMLPVQILTQNLLCDFSQMGIPFDSVDQEYLKKPRKWETKSIRSFMAYMGPLSSVFDILCFAVMWRVIGADTAGLSQLFQCGWFVFGTVSQILVIHMIRTSQIPFLQSRPSAPLLASTFAVSAVAVAVGFSGLARGIDMMPLPVSFVPWLVLILAGYFLAAQLVKKFYVGKYGEWL, encoded by the coding sequence ATGAATTTCATGGGCAGGAAACCTCTCGGCAGAGAGATCCAGAAGAACAGGCACGACACCGAAACGAAGCTTCGCACCTTTGCTTTCCTGACGACGGAGGAGCTCTTTTCACGCCTGTCCGCCACGCAGGAGGGCCTTACGAGTGAAGAAGCGGAAAACAGACGGGATGAATTCGGGAAAAACGTCATCACCACAAAAAATGAAAATACGACGCTGCGCAGACTGAGCGGGGCGGTCGTCACCCCGTTCAACATCATTCTGCTTGTCATCGCCGTCGTCACTTATTTTACGGATGTCGTCACATCGTCAAAGCCCGATTACCTCACCGTCGTCATCATTTTATTTCTGATCCTGCTTTCCAGCGCGGTCGCCTTCGTGCAGAGTCAGCGCTCCAACACAGCCGCGGAAAAGCTTTCCAGAATGATCTCGAACAAAGCGGATGTCCGGCGGGATGGGAAACTGAGCGGGATTCCGATGGACGAGGTCGTTCCGGGCGATATTGTGCGGATTTCCGCGGGCGATATGCTGCCGGCGGACGTGCGGTTTTTGAGCACAAAGGACACGTTTGTCGCCCAGGCGGCATTGACGGGCGAATCCAATCCGGTGGAAAAATTCAGCGACATACGAAACGGACGGGACGACGGGCTGACCGACCTGAAGAATATAGGCTTTATGGGCTCCAACATCATAAGCGGCAGCGCCACCGCGGTGGTGCTGGGAACCGGCAACGACACATATTTCGGTTCGATGGCAAAATCCCTGTCCGGCAGCAGGGCGAAAACCAGCTTTGAGCGGGGCGTGGACTCGGTCAGCAGGCTCCTCGTTCACATGATGCTGGTCATGGTGCCTATCATACTTCTGATCAACGGCTTTTTGAAGGGCGAATGGCTGAGCGCACTGCTTTTTGCCGTCAGCATCGCGGTGGGGCTCATGCCGGAAATGCTGCCGGTGATCATGACCTCGACGCTGGCCAAAGGCGCGGTTTCCATGTCGAAGCAGAAGGTCATCATCCGCACGCTCAGCGCAATCCAGACGTTCGGGGAAATGGATGTGCTCTGCACCGATAAAACCGGGACGCTGACCGAGAATAAGATCGTGCTGGAAAAACACATGAACCTGCGGGGCGAGGATGACATCCGCGTCCTGCGCTATGCTTACCTGAACAGCTATTTCCAGACGGGCCTTAAAAACCTGCTTGACCTCGCGGTGATCAATCGGGCTGTCCAGAGCGGCCTGGAGGATAAGCTGAAAGACTATCAATGCGTGGATGAGATCCCCTTCGATTTCTCCCGCAGAAGGATGAGCGTGGTTTTGGCGGGCCGGAACGGGAAGCGGAAGCTGGTCACAAAAGGGGCGGTGGAAGAGATTATCGCCATTTCGTCCTTTGTGGAGCTGGATGGACATATTCTGCCAATGGATGAAGAAAACCGGCGCCGCACGATGGCCACCTATGAAAAGTACAACGCCGACGGCCTTCGGATGATTGCCGTCGCGCGGAAAAACGAGGTGCCTACCAGCGGGGTCTTCGGCGTGGCCGATGAGCGGGATATGATTCTGATGGGCTTTGTAGGCTTTCTGGACCCGCCCAAGGAAAGCGCCGGCGCCGCCATCGCCGCTCTTCGGGAGAACGGGGTGCGGACGGTTGTCCTTACCGGGGACAGCGAAGGCGTGGCCGCAAAGGTTTGCGGAAAGGTGGGCGTGAGAACCTCTCCCATTCTGACGGGCAGCGATATGGAGCGGATGGATGACGCCGCGCTGCTGGACGCGATCAAGACCTGCGACCTGTTTGTCAAGCTGTCTCCGACCCAGAAGGAGCGCGTGGTGAAGGCGTTTCAGAAGGCGGGACACACGGTCGGGTACATGGGCGACGGCATTAACGACGCGCTTCCGCTGCGCCAGTCGGATGTGGGGATTTCCGTGGACAGCGCCGTGGATATCGCGAAGGAGACCGCCGACATTATTTTGCTGAAAAAGGATTTGATGGTGCTTGAGAAGGGCGTCATCGAGGGCCGCCGCACTTTCGGAAACATCACCAAATATATCAAGATGGCGGCGAGCGGAAATTTCGGCAACATGATTTCGGTCATCGCCGCCAGCATCTTCCTGCCTTTTCTGCCGATGCTGCCGGTGCAGATCCTGACGCAGAACCTGCTGTGCGATTTCTCTCAAATGGGCATACCGTTCGACAGCGTGGATCAGGAGTACCTGAAAAAGCCGCGCAAATGGGAAACGAAGTCGATCAGGTCTTTTATGGCCTATATGGGCCCGCTCAGCTCTGTATTTGACATTTTGTGCTTCGCCGTCATGTGGCGGGTGATCGGGGCGGATACGGCAGGGCTTTCCCAGCTGTTTCAATGCGGATGGTTCGTGTTCGGAACGGTATCGCAGATATTGGTGATCCACATGATCCGCACATCCCAGATCCCGTTTCTGCAAAGCAGGCCGTCGGCTCCGCTGCTGGCATCCACGTTCGCCGTTTCGGCGGTTGCGGTCGCCGTGGGATTCAGCGGGCTCGCGCGCGGCATCGATATGATGCCGCTGCCCGTCTCCTTTGTGCCGTGGCTCGTACTGATTCTGGCTGGATACTTTCTGGCCGCTCAGCTGGTCAAAAAATTTTATGTCGGGAAATACGGGGAATGGCTGTGA
- the hppA gene encoding Putative K(+)-stimulated pyrophosphate-energized sodium pump (Evidence 3 : Putative function from multiple computational evidences), with protein sequence MQVTFFLIVSIVISLISFVFARWLSAWVKGQPASSERIERIGELIRRGAYTFLRQEYNILARFAGIVAILILLFLPAPIWKGNWSANLSMAVSYLCGTVFSAIAGYVGISISTIANVKTAEAARKGIKPSFMAGFRGGAVMGMAVVGGTLLGVSLVMLITGDTNSLLGFSFGASSLALFAKAGGGIFTKTADISADLVGKVELGIPEDDPRNPAVIADNVGDNVGDVAGMGADLFDSNVASLAAALVLGVSLDKVAGGGKFTSMVFCYAAAGLLSSVIGVATARMGKQGNPTRALNSSTYVTTLAFLLLTALSNVAFGFEWRVWGASAVGLLVGVIIGFASDYFTDDTKKPVHNVAKASETGPAFTILSGVSYGFISSLPSMVGIAVSALAAYKFCYPIGGMDYAMYGIAMSAVGMLSIVGMIVSNDAYGPIVDNARGLAEMGELGDDVLEVTDSLDSAGNTVKAVTKGFAIGSAGLTVISLLGAFISEVNSSAAALGLSEKVTGFDVMNPLVFFGLLVGASIPAIFSAMLMLGVTRNAQRMVSEIHRQFREIAGLKEGKEGVSPEYDKCIEIATAGSLKELIPAGLVTILATIAVGFIGGVQAVGGFLCGNIVTGLFLALFMSNSGGLWDNSKKYVESGHNGGKGSDAHKAAVIGDTVGDPFKDTAGPSINTQITVVSLISSLMATMFLTMSIFH encoded by the coding sequence ATGCAAGTCACGTTTTTTCTGATCGTATCCATTGTGATTTCCCTCATCTCCTTTGTATTCGCCCGATGGCTTTCCGCCTGGGTCAAAGGACAGCCGGCTTCCAGCGAGCGCATCGAACGGATCGGGGAGCTGATCCGCAGAGGGGCCTATACCTTCCTGCGGCAAGAGTACAACATTCTCGCAAGGTTTGCCGGAATCGTGGCGATCCTGATTCTCCTGTTCCTTCCCGCTCCGATCTGGAAGGGGAACTGGAGTGCCAACCTGTCGATGGCGGTTTCGTATCTGTGCGGCACGGTCTTTTCGGCCATCGCCGGATATGTGGGGATCAGCATCTCCACCATCGCCAACGTCAAGACGGCGGAAGCGGCCCGCAAGGGGATCAAGCCGTCGTTCATGGCCGGGTTCCGCGGCGGCGCGGTCATGGGCATGGCGGTGGTCGGCGGCACCCTGCTCGGCGTTTCGCTCGTCATGCTGATCACGGGTGACACCAACTCGCTGCTCGGCTTCAGCTTCGGCGCAAGCTCTCTGGCGCTGTTCGCGAAAGCCGGCGGCGGCATCTTTACGAAGACGGCCGATATCAGCGCGGACCTTGTGGGGAAAGTGGAGCTCGGGATCCCGGAGGACGATCCGAGAAACCCGGCGGTCATCGCGGATAACGTGGGAGACAATGTGGGCGACGTGGCCGGCATGGGCGCGGACCTGTTCGATTCCAACGTGGCCTCTCTTGCGGCGGCCCTCGTGCTGGGCGTTTCGCTCGACAAGGTCGCGGGCGGCGGCAAGTTCACCAGCATGGTTTTCTGCTATGCCGCGGCGGGCCTGCTTTCTTCGGTGATCGGCGTCGCGACGGCGCGGATGGGAAAACAGGGGAATCCCACGCGCGCGCTGAACAGCAGTACTTATGTTACGACCCTGGCTTTTCTGCTTCTGACGGCCCTGTCCAACGTGGCGTTCGGGTTTGAATGGCGCGTCTGGGGCGCGAGCGCGGTCGGCCTTCTGGTCGGCGTGATTATCGGATTTGCAAGCGACTATTTTACGGATGACACGAAAAAGCCGGTCCATAACGTGGCAAAGGCGTCGGAGACCGGCCCGGCGTTCACCATTCTGTCCGGCGTGTCCTACGGTTTTATCAGCTCGCTTCCCTCGATGGTGGGCATTGCGGTTTCCGCCCTTGCGGCGTATAAGTTCTGCTATCCCATCGGCGGGATGGATTACGCCATGTACGGCATCGCCATGTCGGCCGTGGGCATGCTGTCGATCGTCGGCATGATCGTTTCCAACGATGCGTACGGCCCCATTGTGGACAACGCGCGCGGCCTGGCGGAAATGGGGGAGCTCGGGGACGATGTCCTCGAAGTGACCGACTCGCTCGACAGCGCGGGCAACACGGTCAAAGCCGTCACAAAGGGCTTTGCCATCGGCTCCGCCGGGCTGACGGTCATCTCCCTGCTGGGCGCGTTCATCAGCGAGGTGAATTCCTCCGCGGCGGCCCTCGGGCTTTCCGAGAAGGTCACCGGTTTCGATGTGATGAACCCGCTCGTATTTTTCGGGCTGCTGGTCGGCGCGTCGATCCCCGCGATTTTCTCGGCGATGCTGATGCTCGGCGTCACCCGCAACGCGCAGCGGATGGTTTCTGAAATCCACCGCCAGTTCCGTGAAATCGCCGGCCTGAAAGAAGGAAAAGAGGGCGTTTCCCCCGAATATGACAAGTGCATCGAAATCGCGACCGCCGGCTCGCTCAAAGAGCTGATCCCGGCCGGCCTCGTCACGATTCTGGCGACCATTGCGGTCGGCTTCATCGGCGGCGTTCAGGCGGTGGGCGGCTTCCTCTGCGGCAACATTGTCACGGGCCTGTTCCTTGCCCTGTTCATGAGCAACTCCGGCGGGCTGTGGGATAACTCCAAAAAATACGTGGAATCCGGCCATAACGGCGGAAAAGGCTCCGATGCGCACAAGGCGGCAGTCATCGGGGATACGGTGGGCGACCCGTTCAAGGATACGGCAGGTCCCTCCATCAATACCCAGATCACCGTTGTTTCGCTGATTTCTTCCCTGATGGCCACGATGTTCCTGACGATGTCGATTTTCCACTGA
- a CDS encoding conserved protein of unknown function (Evidence 4 : Unknown function but conserved in other organisms) produces the protein MADQKIRLGIGFATGRKNFRKVLNTYIYSWKESRIPGTENVSLSLFVAYDVDYSNTQSTDYTNLTQEVVDVLDEIYFIGKKRILKKSQELIRQGVLTEAEAKLVFGTGYAAKRNAVLYAALESHMDYLLFLDDDEYPLAVTNNRGSALWSGQYVLPYHLASIGNADITYGYHCGYISPVPYIQFDEQFSERDFRRLIGAISNDVINWNSIRTIMENDGVTYADTSVLIHKTPEEVPEINGCKFISGSNLCINLTRPERTFPFYNPPGARGEDTFLSTLLGERTVLRVPCYTFHDGFSAYHHLLDGVLPIRLNAIGINSGKIVSRFYRACVGWVRYKPLLLYITDRDGYDASIRHMTAALDDVLPKVCDHFQRKEFQKLSAELAHYDKNVKKHYAQFLRVQKVWKALLSRLETL, from the coding sequence ATGGCGGACCAGAAAATCAGGCTGGGAATCGGATTCGCAACCGGGCGGAAAAATTTCCGCAAGGTGCTGAACACCTATATTTACAGCTGGAAGGAATCCAGGATTCCCGGCACCGAGAATGTCAGCCTCAGCCTGTTTGTAGCGTACGACGTGGACTATTCCAACACCCAGTCCACCGACTACACGAACCTGACCCAGGAAGTGGTGGATGTTCTGGATGAAATCTACTTTATCGGCAAGAAGAGGATTCTGAAAAAATCACAGGAGCTGATTCGTCAGGGCGTGCTGACCGAAGCCGAGGCAAAGCTGGTCTTCGGCACCGGCTACGCGGCAAAGCGCAACGCCGTGCTCTATGCGGCGCTGGAAAGCCATATGGACTACCTGTTGTTTCTGGATGACGACGAATATCCGCTGGCCGTCACAAACAACCGGGGCAGCGCCCTGTGGAGCGGCCAGTATGTGCTGCCGTACCATCTGGCGAGCATCGGAAACGCGGATATCACTTACGGATACCACTGCGGATACATTTCCCCGGTGCCGTACATCCAATTTGACGAACAGTTCAGCGAGCGGGACTTCCGCCGGCTGATCGGGGCGATCAGCAACGACGTCATCAACTGGAATTCGATCCGGACCATTATGGAAAACGACGGGGTCACCTACGCCGACACCTCGGTCCTCATCCATAAAACACCGGAAGAGGTCCCGGAAATCAACGGCTGCAAATTCATTTCCGGAAGTAATCTGTGCATCAACCTGACGCGGCCCGAGCGCACGTTCCCGTTCTACAACCCGCCCGGGGCAAGGGGCGAGGACACCTTTCTGAGCACGCTGCTCGGGGAACGCACGGTGCTGCGGGTGCCGTGCTATACCTTCCACGACGGTTTCTCCGCCTATCACCACCTGCTGGACGGCGTCCTGCCCATCCGGCTGAACGCCATCGGAATCAATTCCGGCAAGATCGTCTCCCGCTTTTACCGGGCCTGCGTCGGCTGGGTGCGCTACAAGCCGCTGCTGCTCTACATCACCGACCGGGATGGGTACGACGCTTCCATCCGCCATATGACCGCCGCGCTGGACGACGTTCTTCCGAAGGTATGCGACCATTTCCAGAGAAAAGAATTTCAGAAGCTCTCTGCGGAGCTTGCCCATTATGACAAAAACGTAAAAAAGCATTACGCTCAGTTCCTGCGCGTCCAGAAAGTCTGGAAAGCCCTTCTTTCCCGCCTGGAAACGCTGTGA